A genomic region of Plasmodium cynomolgi strain B DNA, chromosome 5, whole genome shotgun sequence contains the following coding sequences:
- a CDS encoding 2-oxoglutarate dehydrogenase E1 component mitochondrial precursor (putative), with the protein MRKILHSNKLMKENGEMLRRRFHVGGYASSDNFNPSMAAYIEGAYRIWRQDRNSLHKSWDHYFAEMSEETGSLGSAIPHMLTTKEEAERDIRSRMGEKLLPKYSNSNLRITYVNNEMLDKGRMGNIYDIARIVQLIRWYQKKGHLYANINPLPLPNTPPYSSVVNETDKKKMSYSDFGFTQEDLDAEFSFDLPSITGFSSDKKETSTLRSLIERLEQTYCGTIGFEYMHITDENVVNYIVKRIEKDRKFQYDNKAKRKILENTARAFIFENYMAAKFATTKRFGVDGCETLITGMKALISRAAMLHIDSVLMSMSHRGRLNVLFNVLHKPLENMMSEFRGKTGFTDNIWGNTGDVKYHLGVEIDHLDEESNRYIHMGIVDNSSHLESVDPILMGQARAQQYYCNDKEKDKVLPITIHGDASIAGQGIAYETLQMSKLPSYNVGGTIHIVVNNQIGFTTYPVDARSGKYCTDIAKCIDIPIIHVNADDPEAVTYVFELALDIRNKFHIDTIIDIVGYRRFGHNELDMPKFTNPLLYDIITRHESVLDLYSKKLIREGVITLEEFEKNKTDIYNLYEDVYEKSKSFVPTPKEKYLPQWEHMVTPQKFSPSRKTGVEKKVLLDLGKQIFTIRENFHAHPIITKLFKARIDSLNTGNNIDFGTAELLAYATLLSDGFHARLSGQDSQRGTFSHRHAVLHDQVTYDSYNIFDSLKTPHTIEVNNSLLSEYAALGFEIGYSYEHPDALVVWEAQFGDFANGAQVMIDNYIASGETKWNKQSGIVMFLPHGYDGQGPEHSSARIERFLQLCDDREDIATYSVEKDKTIIQQHNMQVINCTKPSNLFHALRRQMHRSFRKPLIAITPKKMLKMRMAFDVIENFISSTEFLPYLPEQQGHKLNPKDDIKRIILCSGQVYYDLLNYREANEIKNIAIATIEQLSPFPFKQFMQDLQSYPNLRDVIWVQEEHMNMGPWFYVSRRIEAAIQQLKRDNPDWDIEVPQVFYSGRDVYAAQSAGDLNLHLYQLDEFLLDAFNLSKAHHMHAHKYAAVQRSSEAV; encoded by the exons atgaggaaaatacTGCACTCGAATAAGCTGATGAAGGAGAATGGAGAGATGCTCAGGCGGAGGTTCCACGTGGGTGGGTACGCGAGCAGCGACAACTTCAACCCCAGCATGGCTGCCTACATTGAGGGCGCCTACCGGATATGGCGACAAGACAG GAACTCGCTGCATAAGTCATGGGACCACTACTTCGCGGAGATGTCAGAAGAAACGGGGTCTCTGGGGAGCGCCATCCCTCACATGCTGACCACGAAGGAGGAAGCAGAGAGGGACATTCGAAGCAGAATGGGAGAGAAGCTACTCCCCAAGTATAGCAATAGCAATCTCAGAATCACATACGTAAATAATGAAATGCTTGATAAGGGGAGGATGGGAAATATATACGACATTGCCCGAATAGTGCAGCTGATCAGGTGGTACCAAAAGAAGGGTCATCTGTATGCAAACATAAACCCGTTACCCCTGCCGAATACACCTCCGTACAGTAGCGTTGTAAATGAAacggacaagaaaaaaatgagctacTCGGATTTTGGGTTCACGCAGGAAGATCTAGATGCAGAATTTTCTTTCGACTTGCCATCCATTACTGGTTTTTCGAGTGATAAAAAGGAGACAAGCACGTTGAGGAGTTTAATCGAGAGATTAGAACAGACCTACTGTGGGACAATCGGCTTTGAGTACATGCACATAACAGACGAAAATGTCGTGAACTACATCGTGAAGAGGATCGAAAAGGATCGCAAATTCCAATATGATAATAAGGCAAAAAGAAAGATCCTAGAAAATACAGCAAGAGcttttatatttgaaaattacaTGGCAGCAAAGTTCGCTACGACGAAGCGGTTTGGAGTAGACGGATGTGAGACGCTCATTACTGGGATGAAGGCTCTCATCTCGAGAGCAGCCATGTTACACATTGACAGTGTACTCATGAGTATGTCTCACCGAGGTCGACTGAACGTTCTTTTTAATGTCCTACATAAACCATTAGAGAATATGATGTCAGAATTTAGAGGTAAGACAGGCTTCACAGATAACATATGGGGAAACACAGGAGATGTGAAGTATCACTTGGGTGTAGAGATTGATCACTTAGATGAAGAATCTAATCGATATATCCACATGGGTATTGTAGACAATTCATCACATCTAGAATCGGTAGATCCAATTTTAATGGGACAAGCTAGAGCACAACAATATTACTGTAATGataaagaaaaggataaaGTCCTCCCGATTACAATCCATGGAGATGCCTCTATAGCAGGACAAGGGATAGCATACGAGACGTTGCAAATGTCAAAGCTACCAAGTTACAACGTCGGAGGGACTATACACATAGTAGTGAATAACCAAATTGGGTTCACTACCTATCCGGTAGATGCAAGGTCAGGTAAATATTGTACAGATATAGCGAAATGTATAGATATTCCAATCATCCATGTGAATGCAGATGACCCAGAAGCAGTAACATACGTATTCGAGTTAGCACTAGACATAAGGAACAAGTTCCACATTGACACCATTATCGATATAGTGGGATATCGTCGATTCGGACATAACGAGCTAGATATGCCTAAATTTACGAACCCGTTACTCTATGATATAATTACAAGACATGAATCCGTTTTGGACCTATACAGTAAAAAGCTAATCCGTGAAGGAGTAATCACTCTTGAAgagtttgaaaaaaacaaaacagataTATATAACTTATACGAAGATGTATATGAAAAATCGAAATCATTTGTTCCAACTCCAAAGGAGAAATACCTACCACAATGGGAGCATATGGTTACTCCTCAGAAATTTTCTCCATCTAGAAAAACAGGAGTAGAGAAAAAAGTGCTTCTAGATTTAGGGAagcaaatatttacaatacgAGAGAATTTCCATGCTCATCCGATTATTACCAAGTTGTTTAAAGCACGTATTGATAGCTTGAATACAGGAAATAATATCGATTTCGGGACAGCAGAACTGTTGGCATATGCCACATTATTATCTGATGGATTTCATGCTAGACTATCTGGACAAGATTCACAAAGAGGGACCTTCTCCCATAGACATGCAGTACTTCATGATCAGGTTACCTATGATTCGTATAACATTTTTGACTCTCTTAAAACACCACATACTATAGAGGTGAATAACTCCTTGCTCTCCGAATATGCAGCGTTAGGGTTCGAAATAGGATACAGTTATGAACACCCAGATGCGCTAGTCGTATGGGAAGCTCAATTTGGTGATTTTGCTAACGGGGCTCAAGTAATGATAGATAATTATATCGCTTctggagaaacaaaatggaataaacaATCAGGAATTGTAATGTTTTTACCTCATGGATATGATGGACAAGGTCCTGAACACTCCTCTGCTCGAATTGAACGTTTTCTACAGCTATGTGATGACAGGGAAGACATAGCTACATATTCTGTGGAGAAGGATAAAACGATAATACAGCAACATAACATGCAAGTAATTAATTGTACCAAGCCATCTAATCTGTTTCATGCTTTGAGGAGACAAATGCATAGATCCTTTAGAAAACCACTCATTGCTATCACTCCTaagaaaatgttaaaaatgagaatgGCATTTGATGttatagaaaattttatttcatccaCAGAGTTCCTTCCTTACTTACCTGAACAACAAGGACATAAATTAAATCCAAAGGATGACATCAAACGGATTATTTTATGTTCTGGTCAAGTCTACTACGATCTGTTGAATTATAGAGAAGCTAATgagattaaaaatattgcgaTAGCAACTATTGAGCAGttgtctccttttccttttaaacaGTTCATGCAGGATTTACAGAGCTACCCAAACTTGAGAGATGTAATTTGGGTTCAGGAAGAACACATGAATATGGGACCTTGGTTCTACGTTTCTCGACGTATCGAGGCAGCCATTCAGCAGCTCAAAAGGGACAACCCCGATTGGGACATTGAAGTGCCCCAAGTTTTCTACTCCGGCAGGGACGTCTACGCTGCGCAGTCCGCTGGAGACCTCAACCTCCACCTCTACCAGCTGGACGAGTTTCTGCTCGACGCCTTTAACCTGTCCAAGGCGCACCACATGCACGCGCACAAGTACGCCGCGGTGCAGCGGAGCAGCGAGGCGGTGTAG
- a CDS encoding hypothetical protein (putative), producing the protein MKDVNRTPSFSQKLANVHLQKERDYIKLYKGGEKGTHLDDPLIYRDTNYQLPYVLNYYPDDMFIFNFDGVINMNKQEKIVVAFLTFLRLFEKRCGRGTSQKGWYPYLLFNGKTIEGLPLYDFVQSRNYLFREGESSSSEPPKSDDPFILLKLIPKFLYSRFLYLYKFLKTTEDLVIAIKYVYDEMDGICTKYNYDINEMVRICREKNFMQAKLEKVRECLHGEEEKLHQGNRKQPVGVESPNGTLPPSHPAQQAQLHSDQQAELHTDQQAQLHTDPRAQLHIYNLVKEFTRGTFNPSVITKYKKIENFENVFPSFHNDFAEFYKKKMNLKLYERYGVDPKWVRTQFERTRKLLKEHEEDAYVHLMQYRYPCEALSEQERKNHRTFNTCAVDLINHNINVFKKPIYVVSTMEDGAYIEYTLKLFGVDIANKGDSHLLRIFGKDYLRKGEESPSEGDSNSVITNLKRLLKSPYFAKRESTPPKGGRQGDLQDDYLYDPYNVDLEYLKHQEKTKKRDYHFLNHRYYLDMLREKCNMINFVIEKYHRGDESIHIIDQKYEDLNAMCNDSRFSHKVRLYLCEWGYNSYADRLKAVHNDRVKSFSQSFKLLFLCCTLQDSPRREHTHGRGLPTDFYTKFMLKYLLKKGLLTRTEAD; encoded by the coding sequence ATGAAGGATGTAAATAGGACACCCTCATTTAGTCAGAAGCTAGCTAACGTACATTTACAGAAGGAAAGGGATTACATAAAGCTCTACAAaggtggagaaaaaggaacccATTTAGATGACCCTCTCATATATAGAGATACAAACTACCAACTACCCTACGTCCTAAACTACTACCCAGATgacatgtttatttttaatttcgatGGAgtgataaatatgaataagcAAGAGAAAATTGTTGTGGCGTTTTTGACTTTTCTTCGTTTATTTGAGAAGAGGTGTGGGAGAGGAACCTCACAGAAGGGGTGGTACCCCTATCTGCTGTTTAACGGGAAGACCATCGAGGGGTTACCCTTGTACGATTTTGTTCAGTCAAGGAATTATCTCTTTAGGGAAGGAGAGTCAAGCAGTAGTGAACCACCCAAGAGTGACGACCCGTTCATTCTGTTGAAACTCATCCCAAAATTCCTTTACTCAagatttctttatttatataaatttttaaaaaccacAGAAGACTTGGTGATTGCGATTAAGTATGTGTATGACGAGATGGATGGCATATGTACCAAGTACAACTATGACATTAACGAGATGGTGCGTATTTGTCGAGAGAAGAACTTCATGCAGGCGAAGCTGGAAAAAGTGCGCGAGTGTCTTCacggggaggaggagaagctcCACCAGGGAAATAGGAAGCAACCCGTAGGGGTGGAGTCCCCAAACGGAACCCTTCCCCCGTCGCACCCTGCCCAGCAAGCGCAGTTACACAGTGACCAGCAAGCAGAGCTACACACAGACCAGCAAGCGCAGCTACACACTGACCCGCGAGCGCAGCTGCACATTTACAACCTCGTGAAGGAATTCACCAGGGGCACCTTTAACCCATCCGTTATCACcaaatataagaaaattgaaaatttcgaaaatgtCTTTCCCAGCTTCCACAACGACTTTGcagaattttacaaaaaaaaaatgaaccttAAGTTGTATGAACGATATGGAGTAGATCCTAAATGGGTTCGAACCCAATTTGAAAGAACGAGGAAATTACTCAAGGAGCATGAGGAGGATGCATATGTCCACCTGATGCAGTATCGTTACCCTTGTGAAGCATTGAGTGAACAGGAGAGGAAGAACCACAGGACGTTTAATACATGTGCAGTCGATTTGATTAATCACAACAtaaacgtttttaaaaaacccATCTATGTCGTTTCTACCATGGAGGATGGTGCTTATATTGAATACACTCTCAAACTGTTTGGCGTAGACATTGCTAATAAGGGGGACTCACACCTTCTGCGCATTTTTGGGAAAGACTACCTACGGAAGGGGGAAGAATCCCCAAGCGAGGGGGACTCCAACTCGGTAATCACTAATTTGAAGAGACTCCTCAAGTCTccctattttgcaaaaagagAGTCTACCCCCCCTAAGGGAGGACGCCAAGGTGACCTTCAGGATGATTATCTATACGATCCATACAACGTAGACTTGGAATACCTGAAGCACCAGgagaagacgaaaaaaagagactACCACTTCCTTAACCACAGGTACTATCTCGATATGCTGAGGGAGAAGTGTAACAtgatcaattttgttattgaGAAATATCATCGAGGGGATGAAAGCATCCACATAATAGACCAGAAATATGAAGACCTGAATGCCATGTGCAACGATAGTCGCTTCAGCCACAAGGTTCGACTGTACCTTTGCGAGTGGGGTTATAACTCCTATGCAGATCGACTAAAAGCTGTACATAACGACCGAGTTAAATCCTTTTCTCAATCGTTTAAGCTCCTATTTTTGTGTTGCACGCTGCAGGACAGCCCGCGCCGCGAGCACACCCACGGCCGGGGACTGCCTACCGACTTCTACACCAAGTTCATGCTCAAGTACCTCCTCAAAAAGGGGCTCCTCACCCGGACGGAGGCCGAC